The proteins below come from a single Carassius carassius chromosome 11, fCarCar2.1, whole genome shotgun sequence genomic window:
- the LOC132153132 gene encoding uncharacterized protein LOC132153132 isoform X1 has protein sequence MQISDSPCRLSGESKLMGECLECFPSSDICQGFGERMSFAESNITKYLESSAFFKSKHSEVNMPAELCFGHSEVSGQGDPKKENQPLERAAEMCTEQEALIESTAHQNAIEVKEADGICFENGQINGEFSYRSSSSGYSSLLDSCSEHSECFEISSSSVELVEISQNALSIAFEQSDQSEISEHDAEQLTLSEMSLDDCESFQQDDTEQIILTEMRLGNCNSFKQHDAVQLNSSEMSSDLGEFILQDDAEPVKFNPDCLHLDNAEEINLSQMSLDDCETLPQDDAELVTERDLCDSFPQVDVESSQLDPSDHEMLSECDGGFQEQCSKCENSSPEDSISDQNGVVELDSEDCETSKQSEPNNQNKLEKYHATHFESTELCQDYIKSKPSDHCVSLEHTQLTGQMDTADDRVLLNSLDDWTETFDCSWTFDSPTKGHQDCNQLSEHSKSSLCFKVLEQCTSCGTSFEKGYVREQCTPAVRIDHSEGPHQSRLAEESSRTHSSVFHILDVTKENLPNHISRTEVRKPSQSDAMFSGSMETFEARWLSQFLALLRHNKETSSLAAEILESNGEVEIPEVIDCKREVQTLDICRKLCRKCDELETGKCCNDETPQSFQLADDEEVKFEHHSNVVISLDAVTTAAGSSDESSEEEYGDCMDGKSQGSSETESFKSFVESESFEIFSDQPCEKENLTEDDESLIQILQPDEYPDEGKEKNYSMYTQERLSACEEVCEIDSGRQVTGKESSKTYAEAVAVGLDLGQIHECAKPDEVHETEDYGPGFMDECFLLYSEGRFDELCHKNGEVIEPHVDMDVQGSCVAAVQAYGLEEVVENAFDSLSDDSTGLCAVKDTFQGAETSESPVEESTLLETEVSQGLTENYTSENTENIQDLSSVVEIDELKEIHSDFDETEGAYGPCCGEIETTEDDETNLFDFEDVMGCSEELDEGKETPTADQLVSFAFGEQSNAETGTLWVSDGHQEANTEPKDPCGLLDPPGTDGLSEQHQKNEKLEELIHQVARSETSEQDTLFKSDQKNCEQSHSYEESDVSEDEEYPEDCDCEFCLPPIDQVPAKPLLPQIKSKDVGKICVVIDLDETLVHSSFKPINNADFIIPVEIDGTVHQVYVLKRPHVDEFLKRMGELFECVLFTASLAKYADPVSDLLDKWGAFRSRLFRESCVFHRGNYVKDLSRLGRDLNKVIIVDNSPASYIFHPDNAVPVASWFDDMSDTELLDLIPFFERLSKVDNVYTVLKQQRTTS, from the exons ATGCAGATCTCTGACTCTCCTTGCAGGCTCTCTGGAGAAAGCAAACTTATGGGAGAATGTTTGGAGTGTTTCccttcttctgacatttgccagGGTTTCGGAGAACGGATGTCTTTTGCCGAAAGCAACATTACTAAATACTTGGAATCCTCTGCCTTTTTTAAAAGCAAGCACTCTGAAGTAAACATGCCCGCTGAACTATGCTTTGGCCATTCTGAGGTCTCTGGACAAGGAGATCCTAAAAAGGAAAACCAGCCTTTGGAACGTGCTGCAGAAATGTGCACAGAACAAGAAGCACTTATTGAATCCACGGCACACCAAAATGCCATCGAGGTGAAAGAGGCTGATGGGATTTGCTTTGAAAATGGTCAAATCAATGGTGAATTTTCATATCGGTCTAGTTCATCTGGATACAGCTCTTTGTTGGACAGCTGCTCTGAGCACAGTGAGTGTTTTGAAATAAGCAGTTCTTCAGTTGAATTGGTTGAAATAAGCCAAAATGCACTTAGCATTGCATTTGAGCAAAGTGATCAAAGTGAGATTTCTGAACATGATGCTGAACAGTTAACTTTATCTGAGATGAGCTTAGATGATTGTGAGTCTTTTCAACAAGATGATACAGAACAGATCATTCTAACTGAAATGAGATTAGGTAATTGTAACTCTTTTAAACAACATGATGCAGTACAGTTAAACTCATCGGAGATGAGCTCAGACCTTGGTGAGTTTATTCTGCAAGATGATGCAGAACCGGTAAAGTTTAACCCAGACTGTTTGCACCTTGATAATGCGGAAGAAATCAATTTGTCCCAGATGAGCCTAGATGATTGTGAAACTTTACCACAAGATGATGCAGAACTAGTAACGGAGAGAGATCTTTGTGATTCTTTTCCACAAGTTGATGTTGAGTCCTCACAATTAGATCCTTCAGATCATGAAATGCTTTCTGAATGTGATGGAGGGTTTCAGGAACAGTGCAGCAAGTGTGAAAACAGCAGTCCTGAAGACAGTATATCTGATCAAAACGGTGTAGTTGAACTAGATTCTGAAGACTGCGAGACATCTAAACAGTCTGAACCTAACAATCAAAACAAGCTTGAGAAATACCATGCCACACATTTTGAATCCACTGAACTGTGTCAGGACTATATAAAAAGTAAGCCATCTGACCACTGTGTGTCCCTTGAGCACACACAGCTTACTGGGCAAATGGATACCGCTGATGACAGAGTTCTGTTAAACAGCCTAGATGATTGGACTGAGACCTTTGATTGTAGTTGGACCTTTGACTCCCCAACTAAAGGGCATCAAGACTGTAACCAACTCTCTGAGCACAGCAAATCCTCTCTATGTTTTAAGGTTTTAGAGCAATGCACAAGCTGTGGGACGAGTTTTGAGAAAGGTTATGTGCGTGAACAATGCACTCCCGCTGTACGCATTGACCATTCTGAGGGCCCACATCAAAGCAGACTTGCAGAAGAGTCTTCAAGAACACACAGCTCTGTCTTTCACATCCTTGATGTTACCAAAGAAAATTTGCCTAATCATATCAGCAGAACTGAGGTAAGGAAACCATCTCAGTCCGATGCCATGTTTTCTGGATCAATGGAAACCTTTGAAGCTCGGTGGCTTTCTCAGTTTCTTGCTCTTTTGAGGCATAATAAGGAGACTTCAAGTCTTGCTGCTGAAATCCTTGAGTCAAATGGAGAGGTAGAAATCCCTGAAGTCATAGATTGCAAGCGTGAAGTTCAAACTTTGGATATATGTAGGAAGCTCTGTAGAAAATGTGATGAGTTGGAGACCGGGAAATGTTGTAATGATGAAACTCCTCAATCTTTTCAACTTGCTGATGATGAGGAGGTTAAGTTTGAACACCACTCGAATGTGGTCATCTCCCTGGATGCAGTGACCACAGCGGCGGGTTCTTCAGATGAATCAAGCGAGGAGGAGTATGGTGACTGCATGGATGGTAAAAGTCAAGGTAGCTCTGAAACTgaatcattcaaaagttttgttGAGTCGGAATCGTTTGAAATCTTCTCAGATCAACCATGTGAGAAGGAAAATCTTACGGAGGATGATGAGTCCTTGATTCAAATTCTGCAGCCAGATGAGTACCCTGATGAAGGTAAGGAGAAGAACTACAGTATGTATACACAGGAAAGGTTAAGTGCTTGTGAAGAAGTGTGTGAGATTGATTCCGGGCGACAAGTGACAGGAAAGGAAAGCAGTAAAACGTATGCTGAAGCTGTAGCTGTTGGACTCGACCTGGGTCAGATCCATGAATGTGCCAAACCAGATGAGGTCCATGAAACTGAAGATTATGGGCCTGGTTTTATGGATGAATGCTTCTTATTGTATTCTGAGGGCAGGTTTGATGAACTTTGCCACAAAAATGGAGAGGTCATTGAACCCCATGTTGATATGGATGTGCAAGGGTCTTGTGTTGCTGCTGTTCAAGCTTATGGACTTGAAGAAGTGGTTGAAAATGCTTTCGACAGTTTATCTGATGATTCCACAGGATTGTGTGCTGTGAAGGACACATTTCAAGGAGCTGAAACTTCAGAATCTCCTGTTGAAGAAAGTACATTGTTGGAAACTGAAGTCAGTCAGGGTTTAACTGAAAATTACACTTCTGAGAACACGGAAAATATACAAGATCTCAGTTCTGTGGTTGAAATCGATGAACTCAAGGAGATACACTCTGACTTTGATGAAACTGAGGGGGCTTATGGACCTTGTTGTGGAGAGATTGAAACTACTGAAGATGATGAAACAAACCTTTTTGACTTTGAGGATGTTATGGGATGTTCTGAGGAACTTGACGAAGGTAAAGAGACCCCAACTGCTGATCAGCTGGTCTCATTTGCCTTTGGGGAGCAGTCAAACGCAGAGACTGGCACTCTTTGGGTATCAGATGGTCATCAAGAGGCTAACACCGAGCCAAAAGACCCCTGTGGGCTTCTTGATCCTCCTGGAACTGATGGTCTGTCTGAGCAGCAccagaaaaatgaaaaattagaGGAACTTATACATCAAGTTGCAAGAAGTGAAACATCTGAACAAGACACGTTATTTAAGTCTGACCAAAAAAACTGTGAGCAGAGTCATTCTTATGAGGAGAGTGATGTATCTGAAGACGAAGAGTACCCAGAGGACTGTGATTGTGAATTCTGTCTTCCACCCATAGATCAG GTCCCAGCCAAACCACTTCTTCCACAGATAAAGTCTAAAGATGTAGGGAAGATCTGTGTAGTCATTGATCTGGATGAAACACTAGTCCACAGTTCTTTCAAG cCGATAAACAATGCTGACTTTATCATTCCAGTGGAAATTGATGGAACAGTACATCAG GTGTATGTGTTGAAGAGACCTCATGTTGACGAGTTTCTCAAACGGATGGGTGAACTGTTCGAGTGCGTGTTGTTCACTGCAAGCTTAGCCAAG TATGCTGATCCCGTCTCGGATCTGCTGGACAAGTGGGGAGCTTTCCGAAGCCGTCTTTTCCGGGAATCTTGTGTGTTCCACCGTGGAAATTATGTCAAGGACTTAAGCCGTCTAGGCAGGGATCTTAACAAAGTCATCATTGTGGACAACTCGCCAGCCTCCTACATTTTCCACCCAGACAATGCT GTACCTGTAGCCTCCTGGTTTGATGACATGTCTGACACAGAGCTGCTGGATCTCATCCCTTTCTTTGAGAGACTGAGTAAAGTGGATAATGTCTACACTGTGCTAAAGCAGCAGAGGACTACTAGCTAG